From Rutidosis leptorrhynchoides isolate AG116_Rl617_1_P2 chromosome 3, CSIRO_AGI_Rlap_v1, whole genome shotgun sequence, a single genomic window includes:
- the LOC139900688 gene encoding uncharacterized protein, translated as MIKQKSRAKWVVDGDENTKFFHSYIRRRESKRNIRGLVIDGVWNESPIDVKDDAFIHFEKQFKRMDSNRLQFVNATDQPCVNTITAAESDALEVPFTEKEVWVAVNECGCSKSSGLDGFKFKFFKLHWELIKGDLLKPLSWF; from the coding sequence ATGATAAAGCAAAAGTCTAGGGCCAAGTGGGTGGTTGACGGGGATGAAAATACCAAGTTTTTTCACTCATATATACGGAGGAGGGAATCTAAAAGAAATATTCGGGGTCTCGTCATTGATGGAGTATGGAATGAAAGTCCCATTGACGTCAAAGATGATGCGTTTATTCACTTCGAGAAACAGTTTAAGCGAATGGATTCTAACAGATTGCAGTTCGTAAATGCTACTGACCAACCGTGTGTAAACACCATTACAGCAGCCGAATCTGATGCACTCGAGGTTCCATTTACAGAAAAAGAAGTGTGGGTGGCTGTTAATGAGTGTGGGTGTTCTAAATCGTCGGGTCTGGACGGGTTCAAATTTAAATTCTTCAAGCTTCATTGGGAACTAATCAAGGGTGACCTATTAAAACCTTTGAGTTGGTTCTGA